One stretch of Pedobacter riviphilus DNA includes these proteins:
- a CDS encoding ABC transporter ATP-binding protein encodes METKKAIISVKDLVKKYDDFVAVQGLSFEVYEHEIFGLLGPNGAGKTTTLEIIETLRAKTSGEIIVDGFSVDKQPQDIKQIIGVQLQAAGYYPNLNLIELIELFAGLYGANIKPMEMLEKVNLQDKAKAKYKALSGGQKQRFSIATTLINQPKIIFLDEPTTGLDPQARRNLWDLITEIRDAGTTVVITTHYMDEAEQLCDRVAFVERGQIIALDTPDNLIDKLVSSGFERKKEVKKANLEDVFINLTGQEWRE; translated from the coding sequence ATGGAAACAAAAAAAGCCATTATCAGTGTGAAAGACCTGGTAAAAAAATACGATGATTTCGTGGCCGTTCAAGGGCTTAGTTTTGAGGTATATGAGCATGAGATTTTCGGTCTGCTTGGCCCTAATGGCGCTGGAAAAACCACGACCCTCGAAATTATTGAAACTTTGAGAGCTAAAACATCGGGTGAAATTATTGTAGATGGTTTTTCTGTAGATAAACAACCACAAGACATTAAACAGATTATAGGTGTACAGCTACAGGCTGCGGGTTATTATCCAAATCTCAACCTGATCGAACTGATCGAACTTTTTGCCGGTCTATATGGCGCCAACATCAAACCCATGGAGATGCTGGAGAAAGTAAACCTCCAAGATAAAGCCAAAGCTAAATACAAAGCGCTTTCAGGCGGACAAAAGCAGCGTTTTTCTATAGCTACAACACTCATTAACCAACCGAAGATTATTTTTTTGGATGAACCTACAACAGGTCTAGATCCACAGGCCCGCAGAAATCTCTGGGACCTGATTACAGAAATCCGCGATGCAGGAACAACTGTGGTTATTACCACTCACTATATGGACGAAGCCGAACAGCTTTGTGATCGCGTAGCTTTTGTAGAACGTGGTCAGATTATCGCGCTGGATACTCCTGATAATTTAATAGATAAATTAGTGAGCAGCGGTTTTGAACGCAAAAAAGAGGTTAAAAAAGCCAATCTGGAGGATGTTTTCATTAATCTAACAGGTCAGGAATGGAGAGAATAA
- the carA gene encoding glutamine-hydrolyzing carbamoyl-phosphate synthase small subunit: MTNYTKLPAILLLADGTVFYGKAAGKIGTTTGEICFNTGMTGYQEIFTDPSYFGQIMVTTNAHIGNYGIHKDEIESGSIKIAGLVCKNYNIVYSRKEATESIQDYFQNDNLVAISDIDTRALVRHIRDKGAMNAIISSEITDIEELKQKLAEVPSMEGLELSSKVSTTEPYFYGNPEASLKVAALDLGIKKNILRNFENRDIYVQVFPAKTTFAEMEKFNPDGYFISNGPGDPSVMPYAVETITEILAADKPLFGICLGHQLLAEANGIGTMKMFNGHRGLNHPVKNIIKNHCEVTSQNHGFGVIPDEVRNSDKVEITHVNLNDKSIEGIRVKGKKAFSVQYHPESSPGPHDSRYLFDDFVDVMKGALAW; this comes from the coding sequence ATGACTAACTACACCAAGTTACCTGCGATTTTATTACTGGCCGATGGCACAGTTTTTTACGGCAAAGCTGCCGGAAAAATTGGCACCACTACTGGCGAAATCTGTTTTAATACCGGGATGACAGGTTACCAGGAAATTTTTACTGATCCAAGTTATTTTGGACAGATAATGGTTACCACCAATGCTCACATTGGTAATTATGGTATCCATAAAGACGAAATCGAATCAGGTTCGATCAAAATTGCTGGTTTAGTTTGCAAAAATTACAACATTGTTTATAGCCGTAAAGAAGCGACAGAATCTATTCAGGATTATTTCCAGAATGATAACCTGGTAGCCATTTCTGATATCGACACCCGTGCATTGGTTCGCCACATTAGAGATAAAGGCGCAATGAATGCAATTATTTCTTCTGAAATCACCGATATTGAAGAGTTAAAACAAAAACTGGCTGAAGTACCTTCTATGGAAGGCTTAGAGCTTTCTTCTAAAGTAAGTACAACTGAACCATATTTTTACGGTAACCCTGAAGCAAGCTTAAAAGTGGCTGCTTTAGATTTAGGTATCAAGAAAAACATTTTGCGCAATTTCGAAAACCGCGATATTTACGTTCAGGTTTTCCCGGCTAAAACTACTTTTGCCGAAATGGAAAAATTTAACCCTGACGGCTACTTTATTTCAAATGGCCCTGGCGATCCATCGGTAATGCCATATGCTGTAGAAACGATCACGGAAATTTTAGCGGCAGACAAGCCATTGTTCGGTATCTGCTTAGGTCACCAGTTATTGGCCGAGGCGAACGGCATTGGCACCATGAAAATGTTTAATGGTCACCGCGGATTAAACCACCCTGTAAAAAACATCATTAAAAATCATTGCGAAGTTACTTCTCAAAACCACGGTTTTGGGGTAATTCCTGATGAGGTTAGAAACTCCGATAAAGTAGAGATTACCCACGTTAACTTAAACGATAAATCAATCGAAGGAATCCGTGTTAAAGGTAAAAAAGCATTTTCGGTTCAATATCACCCTGAGTCTTCTCCAGGCCCACACGATTCGCGTTACTTATTCGATGATTTTGTTGATGTAATGAAAGGTGCGCTAGCGTGGTAG